The following nucleotide sequence is from Streptomyces xiamenensis.
GCGGCGGAGCGCTCCAGATCCCCCGGGTGGTACGGCGCGCGGTGGTCGCCGACCCGGGATGGCGGCTGGTGGTGGCGGACGCGGACCAGCTGGAGCCGCGGGTGCTGGCGGCGATCTCCGGCGACAGCGGACTGATGGAGGTGGCCGGCGGGGCGGGCGACCTGTACACGGCACTGTCGCACCGGGGGTTCTCCGGCGACCGGGAACAGGCCAAGCTGGCGCTGCTCGGCGCGATCTACGGGCAGACCTCGGGGGACGGCCTGAAGCACCTGGCCGACCTGCGCCGCCGCTTCCCGGCGGCCGTGGCCTACGTGGACGAGGCGGCGCGGGCCGGGGAGCGAGCCGCCCTGGTCCGCACCTGGCTGGGCCGCACCTGCCCGCCGGAGCCGAACACCGACGACTGGTCGGACACCTCCCCCGCGGCCCGCGCCCGGGGCCGCTTCACCCGCAACTTCGTGGTGCAGGGCAGCGCCGCCGAATGGGCGCTGCTGCTGCTCGCCGCGCTGCGCTCGGCGCTGCGCGGGATGCGGGCCGAGCTGGTGTTCTTCCAGCACGACGAGGTGATCGTGCACTGCCCGCAGGAGGAAACGGACCGGGTGCGCGCCGCCCTGGTCCACGCGGCGCAGACCGCGGCGACCACCACCTTCGGCCCCGGCCCGGTCCGCTTCCCGTTCACGACGGCGGTGGCCGAGTGCTACGCGGACGCCAAGTGATCCACCGGGAGCCGCCGGGCCACGGGGCCCGCTCGGCCCCACGGACGCGCGCCCGCGTAACCCCGCAGCGGCTTCGGCGGCGTACGGCTACTCCCTCCCCGCGTCCCCCGCACCGCCCGGCCCGCCCCCGGCGGGCGCGGCCCGCCCGCCGGGCCTGCGCATGCAGATCCGGGGCCAGCGGTCCAGGCCCAGTTCCGCCTCGTGGGCGCGGATCGCGCGCAGCCCCGGGGTCAGCTCCCGTGCCGGCACCTCCCGGAAGCCCAGCCGGGCGTAGTACGGGGCGTTCCACGGCACCTGCGTGAAGGTGGTCAGGGTCTGCGGCACACCGGGCTCGGCCGCCGCGTCGATCAGGGCCCGGCCGATGCCGCGCCGCGCCCGGTCGGGGTGGACCGACACCTGCTCGATGTGCACGGCCCCGTCCACCTCGTCCGCCAGCAGATAGCCGCCCACCTCACCGGCCCCCGTGTCCCACACCCACAGCCGCCCGCGCCGCCGGTAGCCGTCCAGCACCGCGTGCGAGGGCGGTTCGTCGTCCGCGACCGCCGCCATGCCCAGGGCGCGGAAGGGTTCGCCCGCCGCCCGTTCGATCTCCCGCAGCCGCTCCAGCTCCCCCGCGTCGGCAGCCCTGATCCGGCCTACGCCCGTCATGCGGTGTACCCCCTCGGTGTCTGTGTTCCGTACCGCGCTCCCTCGGCCACGAACCGGGCCGCCGCCGCCAGCCGGGCCGCCGCCTCGGAGGCTGCGGGTTCCCCGATGGTGAACGGGATCCGCACGTAGCCCTCGAACGCCCCGTCCACCCCGAACCTCGGCCCGGACGGCACCCGTACGCCGAACCGCTCACCGGCGTCCGCGATCCGCGAACCGGACAGCCCTCCGGTGCGCACCCACAGCGTCAGCCCGCCGCTGGGCACCGCGAACTCCCACTCGGGCAGGTGGGCCCGCAGGGCCGGGACGATCGCCGCGCGGTGCTCGCGGATCCGCTCCCGGCGCTCCTCGACGGCCGCCTCCCAGCCGCCCTCCGTCATCAGCGCGGCGATCGCCAGCTGTTCCACCACCGGGGTGCCCAGGTCGGCGTAGGCGCGCCGCGCCACCAGTTCGCGGATCACGTCCGGGGTGGCCCGCACCCATCCGATCCGCATACCGGCCCAGAACGACTTGCTGGCCGAGCCCACCGTGATGACGGTCGAGCCGCCGGGATCGAAGCCGCTCACCGGTCGCGGCGCCGCCTCACCGGGCGCCCGGTCCAGCGCGAGGTCCGCCATGGTCTCGTCGACCACCAGGACGGTGCCGGCCGCCCGTGCGGCGGCGACCAGTTCGCGGCGCTGCTCGTCACCGGCCAGCGCTCCGGTCGGGTTGTGGAAGTCGGCGACCACGTACGCCATGCGCGGTGCCGCCTCGCGCAGCACCCGGCGCCAGCCGGCCAGGTCCCAGCCGCCGAGCCCGTTGTCGAGCATGGGCACCGGCACCAGCCGCACCCCGGCCTCCCGCATCAGCTGGAGCACGTTGGCGTAGCTGGGGTGTTCCACCGCCACCCGTTCGCCGGCCGGGGTGAACATCCGGCAGATGGCGGCCACCGCGCCCATCGCCCCGGTGGTCACCATGATCTGCTCGGGCATGGTGGGTACGCCGCGCGCCGTGTACCGGTCGGCCAGCGCCCGGCGCAGCGCGGGCAGCCCGGCCGGGAAGTCGCCGTGCGTGCCGGCGGCGGGGCCCAGGGCGCCCAGCGCGCTGTGGAAGCCCTGGGTCAGCCAGGGTTCGGGGGCGGTCAGCGCGGCGCAGCCCAGGTCGATGATCCCGGCGGCCGATTCGGGAGGCAGCGGGTCGAGCGAGCGGGTGGGCAGCGGCTTGCCCGGCGGGACCGCCGTCCAGCTGCCGGCGCCGCGCCGGGACTGCAGGAAGCCCTCGGCGCGCAGCGCGTCGAAGGCGGCGGCCACGGTGGTGCGGCTGACCGACAGGGCGGCGGCGAGTTCCCGTTCGGCGGGCAGCCGGGCGGCCACCGGTACCCGGCCCTCCAGGACCAGCAGGCGGACACCGTCGGCCAGGTTCCGGTAGGCGGGGGCGCGGCGCCCCGGCGCCGCGGCGGGGGCGGAGTGCTGGGAGCCGAGCAGCCGGGCCAGCTGGGCGGCGCCCACGGTTGAGGTCCACTGGGGCATTACTTGCGGGCCACCCTTCCTCGATTGGCCATGGTTCGGCGATCCAACCGGGTCACACAATGCCATGTGTCAGTCCAGTTCGGGAAAGTTTTCGTGCCACCCTCCAGGAGTCCAGATGCACCGGGCCCGCCGTCTCCTTCAACTGCTCGTCGGGCTGGTGCTCTACGGCACCGCGGCCGCCCTGCTGGTCCGTTCCGAGCTGGGCACCAACCCCTGGGACGTACTCCATCAGGGGATATCCCGGCAGACGGGCGCCACCATGGGCACCGTCTCGATCATCGTGGGCGCGCTGGTGCTCCTGCTGTGGATCCCGCTGCGGGAGCGCCCCGGGGTGGGCACGGTGGCCAACGTGGTGCTGGTCGGCCTGTCGCTGGACGCCGTGCTGGCCGTTTTCCCCGAGGTGGCGGCGGACGCGTGGGCGGCCAGGGTGGGCCTGATGCTGGGCGGCATCGTGCTGCTGGGGGCGGCCACCGGCCTGTACATCACGGCGCGGATGGGATCGGGTCCCCGGGACGGCCTG
It contains:
- a CDS encoding MocR-like transcription factor YczR; amino-acid sequence: MPQWTSTVGAAQLARLLGSQHSAPAAAPGRRAPAYRNLADGVRLLVLEGRVPVAARLPAERELAAALSVSRTTVAAAFDALRAEGFLQSRRGAGSWTAVPPGKPLPTRSLDPLPPESAAGIIDLGCAALTAPEPWLTQGFHSALGALGPAAGTHGDFPAGLPALRRALADRYTARGVPTMPEQIMVTTGAMGAVAAICRMFTPAGERVAVEHPSYANVLQLMREAGVRLVPVPMLDNGLGGWDLAGWRRVLREAAPRMAYVVADFHNPTGALAGDEQRRELVAAARAAGTVLVVDETMADLALDRAPGEAAPRPVSGFDPGGSTVITVGSASKSFWAGMRIGWVRATPDVIRELVARRAYADLGTPVVEQLAIAALMTEGGWEAAVEERRERIREHRAAIVPALRAHLPEWEFAVPSGGLTLWVRTGGLSGSRIADAGERFGVRVPSGPRFGVDGAFEGYVRIPFTIGEPAASEAAARLAAAARFVAEGARYGTQTPRGYTA
- a CDS encoding membrane protein YczE, which produces MHRARRLLQLLVGLVLYGTAAALLVRSELGTNPWDVLHQGISRQTGATMGTVSIIVGALVLLLWIPLRERPGVGTVANVVLVGLSLDAVLAVFPEVAADAWAARVGLMLGGIVLLGAATGLYITARMGSGPRDGLMTGLHRRTGRSVRLVRTGIEVLVLAVGFALGGTVGIGTAVFALTIGPVAQFFLRLFGTMIPSPSERMSDRISTQGRRTGILRVRSHRTDRNREPSCADAG
- a CDS encoding GNAT family N-acetyltransferase — protein: MTGVGRIRAADAGELERLREIERAAGEPFRALGMAAVADDEPPSHAVLDGYRRRGRLWVWDTGAGEVGGYLLADEVDGAVHIEQVSVHPDRARRGIGRALIDAAAEPGVPQTLTTFTQVPWNAPYYARLGFREVPARELTPGLRAIRAHEAELGLDRWPRICMRRPGGRAAPAGGGPGGAGDAGRE